CCGCCGCCGACGTCTGCGCGCACCCCCCCCGTTCTGAGGTAACCGATGTTCATCGGTGTTCTCCTTCGTGGATACCCCGGCGTTTAGGCCGGGGAGGAATCGAAGCTCCTGCGGAGCAGGGCAGGGGAAGCCGGTTCGCCGCCAGGGCGGACCGGTGTGCGCCGTCCACCTGCCGACACCCGCTGCCCACACGGAAGTTGATCGAGTGTGAGGCGTGAAGCGGCAGGTCAAACGGGCGTTCAAGTACCGCTTTTACCCCACCGGCGTGCAGGCGGCTGAACTGTCGCGCACGTTCGGGTGTGTCCGCCTCGTCTACAACAAGGCGCTGGAGGAGCGGACTCTGGCCTGGTACGGCGAGCAGCGCCGGATCTCCTATGTGCAGTCGTCCGCCGCGCTGACGCAGTGGAAGAAGACCGAGAACCTGGCCTTCCTGGCGGAGGTGTCCTCGGTTCCGTTGCGGCAGGCGCTGCGGCATCTGCAGACGGCGTTCGAGAACTTTTTCGCCCAGCGTGCGAAGTACCCGCGCTACAAGTCCCGCAAGAAGTCGCGGGCGTCGGCCGAGTACACCCGCAGCGCCTTCACCTGGCGCGACGGACAGCTGACTTTGGCCAAGATGGCCGGCCCTTTGGACATCTGCTGGTCGCGTCCGCTGCCCGAGGGCGCTCAGCCGAGCACGGTGACGGTGTCCCGTGACGCGGCGGGTCGCTGGTTCGTGTCCCTGCTGTGCGAGGACACCATCGCCCCGGCTCCCGTTACCACGGCGGCCGTCGGCCTGGACGCCGGGATCACTTCCCTGGTGACCCTGTCCACCGGGAAAAGGTCGCCAACCCCAAGCATGAGCAGAGTGACCGGGCCCGCCTGGCGAAGGCGCAGCGTGAGCTGTCGCGCAAGGCGAAGGGTTCGGCGAACCGGGAGAAGGCCCGCCGTAAGGTTGCCCGTGTGCATGCGAGGATCGCCGACCGGCGCCGTGACGTCCTGCACAAGCTGCGACTCGACTCGTCCGTGAGAATCAAACGGTCGTGATCGAGGACCTGAGCGTCCGCAACCTGCTGAAGAATGGCACGCTCGCGCGTGCCATCAGTGATGCGTCGTGGACGCAACTGCGCTCCATGCTGGAGTACAAGTGCGCCTGGTACGGGCGTGAACTCGTCGTGATCGACCGATGGTTCCCCAGCAGCAAGCTGTGCGGGGCCTGCGGCACGGTCCGCGGGAAGCTGCCGCTGAACGTCCGCGCATGGACGTGCGTCTGCGGTGCGGTGCATGACCGCGACGTCAACGCGGCGCGTAACATCCTGGCCGCCGGGCTGGCGGTGTCTGCCTGTGGAGACGGTGTAAGACCTCAACGGGAGTCCTCCCGGACGGGGCCGTCGTCGGTGAAGCAGGAACCCCAGCGGGCGACCACTGGAATCCCCCGCCTTTAGGCGGGGGAGGAAGCCAAAGCCACCGTTGTCCTGTCCGTCCTGCTCGCCCTCGGCTTCGTCGCCGCGGGTCTCCCCAAGGCCCTCGCCCGACCGTCCGTGAAGAACGAGGCCCGCCACCTGGGCTATTCGATGGGCGCCTTCCGTGTCATCGGTCTGCTGGAGCTGGCCGGTGCGGTCGGACTGGTCAGCGGCCTGCGCGCCAAGGACGCCGCGAAGAAGACGCATAGACCCAACGAAGCACTACTAGGACTCGACGTACATGACGAGGGAGTCGGGATGCACACCGTCGTGCTTCATTGCGGCTGCGGCCTCCGGGCCCTGTAGTGAGGCCATGAGGGCGTCAAGATTTGGTACGTCCATCGTCAGCGCGACCTGGGTCGGGTCCTGCGGGTTGGTGAACGTTCGGATGTTCGTGACTCCGAGCGGCCCGAAAAATTCTTCGCGCTTCGACGAGGCGAGCCAGTGCTTGGTGTCGTCGACGCTGTGGTGGATAACAATGGTGGGCAAGGTTCCTCCTTCGTGGACAGACTCGATTTAGGGCACTGCGCCCACCGGATTGACGTGGCCGCAGCAAGCACTGATTGTCGGCCAGGTCGGGTGCACCGCGGGGCAGGCTCGCCAGGCACGCCAAATACCGCAGAGTCAGGTCCCCCGTTTGCCGCGGATGTTCAGTTGGTCACGTGATGCCGTAGCGGGAGAGGACGCGGGGGCGGTCGGTGTGGGCTCGGCGTCCGGCGGCGGTCACGGGAACCGCGGACAGCACGAACACTCGGCTGCCGTCCGGTCGCTTCGCGCCGTGCAGGCACTTGCCGTCCACCGCGGTCGGCCGGCGCCTGGATCGCACTGGCGCGGCATGGGTGGTTGTCCGATGGGCTCGGTGCTGTTCGTGCTCGGTTCGTCAGCTGCCTCGGTGGCGGTAGTCGCGGCTCCCGCCCATGAGTTCGACCACGCGGTCGGCGGATGTGACGAGGTGGTGCGCTGTCTGGAGCGGGGAGCTGGATTCCCCTGGTGCGTGAGACACAGTGGATGCGCTGCCGGGGAGGCAGCAGGCTGAAGTCCAGGTGCGCAACCTGTCTCTCTCGGTTATGTGCCACGGCGCGATCATCCACAGGGCATCATGGTCGGGGGCTGACTCGGCGGGGCAGCCGGTCAGTATCAGGTGCTTGCGGTCCGTGCTCCTGTTGTCGCGGTCATCTTCAACGGTCACCTCGCCGAGCACCTGGTGAATCGGTGATGAGGGTCGCTGTGGCGTTAACAGGGTTGTCAGACCGCCGAGATCACAGGCCCCCGCCGTAGGTCAGCACAACGAGTAACACCCTGTCCTCCAACGACAGTGATCAGAGCCGCCCCGGGCGAGACACACCCGCCTCCTCTCGACGCAGCGCCCCGACCAACGCACCGAAGGATCGAGGGGACAGTCCGGGACAGTCCCGTCCACCTCCGGCGGGATGATGGTGGAGGGTGGCGGCTTACTTCGGACGCACGTGCTCGGGCAGCTCGGACGATGGCCGCATCCGCACCACCACCCCGATCTCTCCCCGCTATGCGCCATGTTCGTAAGCCGAAGCTCGGTAGGTGTGTGCTGGCTCGCTCGGGCTGGTGCGGCTGTTCCGCATCACCGAACGGACCGGCATGCGCTGTATCACCGCCGCCGTCCGAACGAGCCGCCAGGCTGCCCGGGGAGTCCGCCTGCTTCAGCCCTGGAGGGTGGCGAGCCAGTCGGTCAGCAGGCGGTTGACCTCGTCGGGGTGTTCCTGCTGGATCCAGTGGCCGCAGGCGTCCAGGAGGTGGGAGGCGGACAGGGCGGGCAGGGTGGTGGGGTAGGCGTCGATGGCGTCGGACATCCAGGTGGTGGAGGCGTCCAGGGTGCCGCCGATGAACAGGGACGGCTGTTTGATCGGGGCTCCTTGATGCGGGGCGAGATCTTCCCAGTCGCGGTCCATGTTGCGGTAGCGGTTGAGTGCGCCGGTGATCCCTGTGCGCTCGAACTCCCCGGCGTAGACATCGAGGTCGTCCTCGCTCAGCCAGGCCGGGAGAGCCCCCGTGGGGAAGCGGTCGCGCAGCTGTCCGCCGCGGGCGACGAAGTGCGGGTCGGGCTCGCTCTGGGCGGGCATGGTGTCGGCGGACAGGGCCGCGTAGAAGCCCGCGAGCCAGCCCCGGACGTCGGGCTCGATCTCCGCCTCGGCGCGGCCGGGTTCCTGGAAGTAGGAGACGTAGAAGTCCTGCTCGGGGCCGCCGATCCGGCTGAAGAGGTCGGTGGGGCGGGGACCGCCGGGCGGCGCGTAGGGGACGCTCAGCAGGCCGACGGCGCGGACGATCTCCGGGTGGAGGAGGGCCGAGGCGGAGGCGATGTTGGAGCCCCAGTCGTGGCCGACGATCACCGCGCTGTCCTCGCCGAGGGCGCGCACGACGGCGACGTTGTCTTCCACCAGGTCGAGCATTCGGTAGGCGTCGGTGGCGGCGGGCTTGGAGGAGCGGCCGTAGCCGCGCACGTCCAACGCCACTGCCCGGTACCCGGCCGCGGCGAGGGCCGGGAGTTGGCGGCGCCAGGAGTACCAGGATTCGGGGAAGCCGTGGACGAGGAGGACCAGCGGACCGGTGCCCTGCTCGACCAGGTGCAGGCGTCCGGCCGGGGCCTCGACGGTGCGGTGGCGGAGCGTGGCGGTCGGCTCGGGTCGCATGGGGTTCCTCCTGGGTTCGCAGGCAGAGGCGGCTACCCATCGATCATGCGGCGCGACGCCCGCCCCACGCGATCAGGTTTGCCATGCTGGCAAACCCGCAGGAAGGATGGTGGGCGGAAGCGGCGCGGTCGAAAGGAACGGTCACGGTGGCAGTCGACGAGGTGGACGGCACGTTGGCGGCAATGGGCGCCAGGCTGCGAGCCGCGCGCGAGCAGCACGGCGCCACGCTCGTCGGTGTCAGCTGTGCGACCGGCATTTCACCGAGCACGTTGTCGCGGATCGAGACCGGCCGGCGCAAGCCCACCCTGGAGGTGCTGCTGCGGCTGGCGAAGGACTACGGCGTCTCTCTGGACGAGCTGTGCGGCACCGCACCTGCCCCGGCGGCCGAACCCCGCACGCCGCCACGCGGCTTCGGCGACGACAAGGCGGTGTTGCCACTGACCCAGTACGTCGGCGGCCTGCACGCCCACAAGCACGTGCTGCCCGCCGTCGTCGAGCCGCCTGGGCGGCCCCGGCAGGTGTCCCACGAGGGCTACGAGTGGCTGTGCGTCCTGTACGGGCGGCT
This DNA window, taken from Streptomyces sp. NBC_00663, encodes the following:
- a CDS encoding transposase; translated protein: MAKAQRELSRKAKGSANREKARRKVARVHARIADRRRDVLHKLRLDSSVRIKRS
- a CDS encoding DoxX family protein — translated: MLALGFVAAGLPKALARPSVKNEARHLGYSMGAFRVIGLLELAGAVGLVSGLRAKDAAKKTHRPNEALLGLDVHDEGVGMHTVVLHCGCGLRAL
- a CDS encoding alpha/beta fold hydrolase, encoding MRPEPTATLRHRTVEAPAGRLHLVEQGTGPLVLLVHGFPESWYSWRRQLPALAAAGYRAVALDVRGYGRSSKPAATDAYRMLDLVEDNVAVVRALGEDSAVIVGHDWGSNIASASALLHPEIVRAVGLLSVPYAPPGGPRPTDLFSRIGGPEQDFYVSYFQEPGRAEAEIEPDVRGWLAGFYAALSADTMPAQSEPDPHFVARGGQLRDRFPTGALPAWLSEDDLDVYAGEFERTGITGALNRYRNMDRDWEDLAPHQGAPIKQPSLFIGGTLDASTTWMSDAIDAYPTTLPALSASHLLDACGHWIQQEHPDEVNRLLTDWLATLQG
- a CDS encoding RNA-guided endonuclease TnpB family protein, with protein sequence MIEDLSVRNLLKNGTLARAISDASWTQLRSMLEYKCAWYGRELVVIDRWFPSSKLCGACGTVRGKLPLNVRAWTCVCGAVHDRDVNAARNILAAGLAVSACGDGVRPQRESSRTGPSSVKQEPQRATTGIPRL
- a CDS encoding helix-turn-helix domain-containing protein; translated protein: MAVDEVDGTLAAMGARLRAAREQHGATLVGVSCATGISPSTLSRIETGRRKPTLEVLLRLAKDYGVSLDELCGTAPAPAAEPRTPPRGFGDDKAVLPLTQYVGGLHAHKHVLPAVVEPPGRPRQVSHEGYEWLCVLYGRLWLALGNQDLVLTAGDVAEFDTRTPHGVANAGSTGPVEYLIMFGPQGERLRLRTPQAAGRGTGGRRAGQ